TGCTTTGGGGAACTATCAGAAAACTTAAAACATAAATATAAATTTTAAGTTTCAAGTTTTAAGTTTTAAGTTTCAAGAAGTATGTCTCGTTATTTGCATTTGCCGATTTTTCAGAAAGCGTATGATTTGAATTTGGAAATTTACAGAACGACTCACAACTTCCCCAGAGAATATAAATATACTTTGGGGCAAAACATAAAAGAAATAGCCGGCAATCTTTTAGATAGCATCGTGGCGGCAAATTCAGAAGAAAACAAAGGCCGATATTTCCCTTTGCTAAAAACGCAAGTTGAGCAATTAAGAATAAAAATACGCCTCAGCTATGACCTAAAAATTATCAACAGCCGGAGGTTGGAATTCTTAAATCGTCTGATTGAGGAAATTTCTAAACAGATATCCGGCTGGGAAAAATGGTTTCTTAAAAATTTTAGCGAAGCCAGAATTTTCGCTCCATCGGCAACCGCCGAGAGCGAAAAGCGCGCTTTTTAATCGTTGCGGTTCCGCCTACCTGCCTCCGCTAATTATGTTCGGTGCGGGCATTAAGTATAATTTAGCCGTACTTGGTTTATCCAGGATCGGCTAAAAAAAGGATAAATGGCGGAAAAATTAACACGCCGGCAACAATTTCTGGTCATCCACTACTAAATCCAATGAAACCCAGAACGCCTGGAACACGAATCTGAACAATGGCAACACGAACAACAACCTTAAGACCAATACCAAACAAGCGCGGTGCGTCCGCTAGCCCTGGCAGCGATTTCCATCTTGGCTGGCTTCGCTAAAATTCTTTTTCTGTCATTCCCGCCTTTTTTTTCTGTCATTCCCGCCTTTTTTTTCTGTCATTCCCGCCTTTTTTTTCTGTCATTCCCGCCCGCGAGCAGGAATCCAGGGTTGGTCCGCATGGATACTAAAAT
This is a stretch of genomic DNA from Patescibacteria group bacterium. It encodes these proteins:
- a CDS encoding four helix bundle protein, whose amino-acid sequence is MSRYLHLPIFQKAYDLNLEIYRTTHNFPREYKYTLGQNIKEIAGNLLDSIVAANSEENKGRYFPLLKTQVEQLRIKIRLSYDLKIINSRRLEFLNRLIEEISKQISGWEKWFLKNFSEARIFAPSATAESEKRAF